A single region of the Ancylobacter novellus DSM 506 genome encodes:
- a CDS encoding glycosyltransferase: MKSGSDASVRHAFVPAGRRERRSARRRFGHVVEDLLTEVGIGEGYKTRQRFGLDVVGYLLSEIGLGEAARLLVGALDAAQIPSRLVNVPLPGRQADDRLAGRLAASDKHAAALSIFGLIDLRTFADRASRHQVNIAYPYWELPTAPSSVRPIFDRFDAYWAPTTFIRDMLTAEQNRPVRLIPQPVRLSPRPPPMLTFEGPLRVLSFFDYDSVMTRKNPLGAVHAFMAAFPVVKSDVQLVIKARGNLRTEAQERLYELIERDPRIVIIDETLTREGMDALMASCHVFLSLHRSEGFGLGCAEALASGKIVVATNFGGPRDMITPATGYPVAFRPVRLAPDDYPESEGSYWAEPDVSHAAEILRAIYDRPAEAAAKPRAGYAYLKANHSFEVVGTRIAQALRELDQSTVRKG, translated from the coding sequence ATGAAGTCCGGCAGCGACGCGTCGGTTCGACATGCCTTTGTTCCGGCGGGGCGCCGGGAAAGACGCAGCGCGCGCCGGCGCTTCGGCCATGTCGTCGAGGACCTGCTGACCGAGGTCGGCATCGGCGAGGGCTACAAGACCCGCCAGCGTTTCGGCCTCGACGTCGTCGGCTATCTGCTGTCCGAGATCGGGCTCGGCGAGGCGGCGCGCCTGCTGGTCGGCGCGCTCGATGCCGCGCAGATCCCCTCAAGGCTGGTCAACGTGCCGCTGCCCGGCCGCCAGGCCGACGATCGGCTGGCGGGCCGTCTCGCCGCCTCCGACAAGCACGCCGCGGCGCTGTCGATCTTCGGCCTGATCGACCTGCGGACCTTTGCCGACCGCGCCTCCCGGCACCAGGTCAACATCGCCTATCCCTATTGGGAGCTGCCGACGGCGCCGTCCTCGGTGCGGCCGATCTTCGACCGCTTCGACGCCTATTGGGCGCCGACGACCTTCATCCGCGACATGCTCACCGCCGAGCAGAACCGGCCCGTGCGCCTCATCCCGCAGCCGGTCCGCCTGTCGCCGCGGCCGCCGCCCATGCTGACCTTCGAGGGGCCGCTGCGGGTGCTCAGCTTCTTCGACTACGACTCGGTGATGACGCGCAAGAACCCGCTCGGCGCGGTGCATGCCTTCATGGCCGCCTTCCCGGTCGTGAAGTCGGATGTCCAGCTCGTCATCAAGGCGCGCGGCAACCTGCGCACCGAGGCGCAGGAGCGGCTCTACGAGCTCATCGAACGCGATCCGCGCATCGTCATCATCGACGAGACCCTCACCCGCGAGGGCATGGATGCGCTGATGGCGAGCTGCCACGTCTTCCTGTCGCTGCACCGCTCGGAAGGCTTCGGCCTCGGCTGCGCCGAGGCGCTGGCGAGCGGCAAGATCGTCGTCGCCACCAATTTCGGCGGGCCGCGCGACATGATCACCCCCGCCACCGGCTATCCGGTGGCCTTCCGCCCGGTGCGGCTGGCGCCGGACGACTATCCGGAGTCGGAAGGCAGCTACTGGGCGGAGCCCGACGTCTCCCACGCCGCCGAGATCCTGCGCGCCATCTATGACCGCCCGGCCGAGGCCGCGGCCAAGCCACGCGCCGGCTATGCCTATCTCAAAGCCAACCATTCCTTCGAGGTGGTCGGCACGAGGATCGCGCAGGCGCTGCGGGAACTCGACCAGAGCACTGTGCGCAAAGGCTGA
- the gmd gene encoding GDP-mannose 4,6-dehydratase, with the protein MKKALVTGVSGQDGSYLAKLLLEKGYKVTGAIRRNSQIEIARLQKLGIADDIEYVDFDLSEVNNITRLIRGTAFDEVYNLAAQSFVGSSWEQPIYAADVNGLGVVRLLDAIRTFTPEARFYQASTSEMFGLVRAVPQNEETPLYPRSPYGVAKVYGHFITINYRESFGLHASSGILFNHESPLRGSEFVTRKITLGLARFAHGQHVPVELGNLNAKRDWGFAGDYVDGMWRMLQQDKADDYVLATGVTTPIRDFVSFAAEALDLDLEWSGAEETEQAVDRKSGKVAIKVNPKFYRPAEVDLLLGDATKARTKLGWEPKVGIRELAGMMARSDYDDWRV; encoded by the coding sequence GTGAAGAAGGCGTTGGTCACGGGGGTGAGCGGGCAGGACGGTTCCTACCTCGCCAAATTGCTTCTGGAGAAGGGTTACAAGGTAACCGGCGCGATACGTCGCAATTCCCAGATCGAGATCGCGCGCCTGCAGAAGCTCGGGATCGCCGACGACATCGAATACGTCGATTTCGACCTCAGCGAGGTCAATAACATCACGCGCCTTATCCGCGGCACCGCCTTCGACGAGGTCTACAACCTCGCGGCGCAGAGCTTCGTCGGCTCGTCCTGGGAGCAGCCGATCTACGCGGCGGACGTGAACGGCCTCGGCGTCGTGCGCCTTCTCGATGCGATCCGCACCTTCACGCCCGAGGCGCGCTTCTACCAGGCCTCGACCTCGGAGATGTTCGGCCTGGTGCGGGCCGTGCCGCAGAACGAGGAGACGCCGCTCTACCCGCGCTCGCCCTATGGCGTGGCCAAGGTGTACGGGCACTTCATCACCATCAACTACCGCGAATCCTTCGGGCTGCATGCCTCCTCGGGCATCCTGTTCAACCATGAGAGCCCGCTGCGCGGTTCCGAATTCGTCACCCGCAAGATCACGCTGGGCCTGGCGCGCTTCGCCCATGGCCAGCATGTGCCGGTCGAGCTGGGCAACCTGAACGCCAAGCGCGACTGGGGCTTCGCCGGCGACTATGTCGACGGCATGTGGCGGATGCTGCAGCAGGACAAGGCCGACGACTATGTGCTCGCCACCGGCGTCACCACGCCGATCCGCGACTTCGTCAGCTTCGCCGCCGAGGCGCTCGACCTCGATCTCGAATGGTCCGGCGCCGAGGAGACCGAGCAGGCCGTCGACCGCAAGAGCGGCAAGGTGGCGATCAAGGTCAATCCGAAGTTCTACCGCCCGGCGGAAGTCGATCTCCTGCTCGGCGACGCCACCAAGGCGCGGACCAAGCTGGGCTGGGAGCCGAAGGTCGGCATCCGCGAGCTCGCGGGGATGATGGCGAGATCCGACTACGACGACTGGCGGGTCTGA
- a CDS encoding FkbM family methyltransferase, giving the protein MTFISYAQNFEDVMIWRALKHVEHGFYIDVGAFSPDLDSVTRAFSERGWHGLNIEPNPHYLAELVAARPRDINLGVAVSDFDGEIELSVIEESGLTTVDSSIAKGHVDAGWALNPIKVPARTLARLWDEHVPAGQVVHFLKIDVEGHEAAVLRGADWSRHRPWIVVVEATRPNTQISTHAEWEETLIQAGYAFVYWDGLNRYYVAGEHRALADCFDAPPNVFDGFILGARQMEIEKVERLSGEVAELREALDQLAARWANRQAGLERRLDEAAGRLARLSDERTELRRALDEISGEARRTSRHVDYLIRRSILERLLFRASGKPKKTFRRLMFHNSGKPRGLFRRWVLRRDGQPRSFFRMWMASPGYQALPKAVAFPGAGTGLESAPSAPAELSPRARYFQKRLDASQTRRPEA; this is encoded by the coding sequence GTGACGTTCATATCTTATGCGCAGAACTTTGAAGACGTCATGATCTGGCGTGCGCTCAAGCATGTGGAGCACGGCTTCTACATCGATGTCGGCGCCTTCTCCCCGGACCTCGACAGCGTCACCCGCGCCTTCAGCGAGAGGGGCTGGCACGGCCTCAACATCGAGCCGAACCCGCATTATCTGGCTGAGCTCGTGGCGGCGCGGCCGCGGGACATCAATCTCGGCGTCGCCGTTAGCGATTTCGACGGCGAGATCGAGCTGAGCGTGATCGAGGAGAGCGGCCTGACGACGGTCGATTCCTCGATCGCGAAAGGGCACGTCGATGCTGGCTGGGCACTGAACCCCATCAAGGTGCCGGCGCGGACGCTCGCCCGTCTGTGGGACGAGCACGTGCCCGCGGGGCAGGTGGTCCATTTCCTCAAGATCGACGTGGAGGGCCATGAGGCGGCGGTGCTGCGCGGCGCGGACTGGTCGCGTCACCGGCCATGGATCGTCGTGGTCGAGGCGACGCGGCCGAACACTCAGATCTCGACCCACGCCGAGTGGGAGGAGACGCTGATCCAAGCCGGCTATGCATTCGTCTACTGGGACGGCTTGAATCGCTATTACGTCGCCGGTGAACATCGCGCCCTCGCCGATTGCTTCGACGCTCCGCCTAATGTTTTCGATGGTTTCATTCTGGGCGCGCGGCAAATGGAGATCGAGAAAGTCGAACGCCTTTCGGGCGAGGTCGCCGAACTGAGGGAAGCGCTCGACCAACTGGCGGCCCGGTGGGCGAACCGGCAGGCGGGCCTCGAGCGGCGCCTGGATGAGGCGGCCGGCCGGCTGGCCCGCCTTTCCGATGAGCGGACCGAGCTGCGGCGCGCCCTTGACGAGATCAGCGGAGAGGCACGGCGGACGAGCCGCCATGTCGACTATCTCATCCGCCGCAGCATCCTGGAGCGGCTGCTGTTCCGGGCGTCGGGAAAGCCGAAGAAGACGTTCCGGCGCCTGATGTTCCACAATAGCGGCAAGCCGCGCGGCCTGTTCCGGCGCTGGGTGCTGCGCCGCGACGGCCAGCCGCGCAGCTTCTTCCGGATGTGGATGGCCAGCCCCGGCTACCAGGCGCTGCCGAAGGCCGTCGCGTTCCCCGGTGCCGGCACGGGGCTGGAGAGTGCACCGTCGGCGCCCGCCGAGCTCTCGCCCCGCGCCCGCTATTTCCAGAAGCGTCTCGACGCCTCGCAGACGCGCCGGCCGGAGGCCTGA
- a CDS encoding phosphomannomutase/phosphoglucomutase, which produces MLTCFKAYDIRGRLGEELNEDIARRIGRAFVEALSARRVIIGRDCRASSESLADACIEGLVAGGAEVLDLGLCGTEEMYFAVTHFAADGGIEVTASHNPMDYNGMKLVRKGSAPLDTATGLAAIKMLAEGPALPSRPGGHVVPAEGARAAYVERVLSFVDMAALRPLTILVNAGNGAAGPTFDAIAEGLAARGAPLSFLRLHHEPDGSFPNGIPNPLLPENQPVTGQAVVAAGADMGVAWDGDFDRCFLFDHTGRFIPGEYIVGLLAEVFLTKEPGATIVHDPRVVWNTQHVVARAGGNAVQARTGHAFLKQALRDTGAIYGGEMSAHHYFRDFMACDSGMIPWLLVAELMGRTGKSLSELVSDRMAAFPSSGEINFRIADPEAAIARVEAALSGQEPARDETDGLSLAFADWRLNLRKSNTEPLLRLNVEARAQDGMIERRVAELTDLIRSSATP; this is translated from the coding sequence ATGCTCACCTGTTTCAAGGCTTATGACATTCGCGGACGTCTGGGAGAAGAACTTAATGAGGATATCGCCCGCCGCATCGGGCGTGCTTTCGTCGAAGCCCTCTCGGCGCGACGCGTGATCATCGGGCGCGACTGCCGCGCCTCGTCCGAGTCGCTGGCCGACGCCTGCATCGAGGGTCTCGTCGCCGGCGGTGCCGAGGTGTTGGACCTCGGCCTGTGCGGCACGGAGGAGATGTATTTCGCGGTGACGCATTTTGCCGCGGATGGCGGTATCGAGGTCACCGCCTCGCACAACCCGATGGACTATAACGGCATGAAGCTGGTGCGGAAGGGTTCCGCCCCGCTCGACACCGCCACCGGGCTCGCGGCGATCAAGATGCTGGCGGAAGGCCCGGCGCTGCCGTCGCGGCCGGGCGGGCATGTCGTCCCGGCGGAAGGCGCGCGCGCGGCCTATGTGGAGCGCGTGCTCTCCTTCGTCGACATGGCGGCGCTGCGTCCCCTGACCATCCTGGTCAATGCCGGCAACGGCGCGGCGGGGCCGACCTTCGACGCCATCGCCGAGGGCCTTGCCGCCCGTGGCGCGCCGCTGAGCTTCCTGCGGCTGCACCATGAGCCGGACGGCAGCTTCCCTAACGGCATTCCCAACCCGCTGCTGCCGGAGAACCAGCCGGTCACCGGGCAGGCGGTGGTGGCCGCCGGCGCCGACATGGGCGTCGCCTGGGACGGCGATTTCGACCGCTGCTTCCTGTTCGACCACACCGGCCGCTTCATTCCCGGCGAATATATCGTCGGGCTGCTCGCCGAGGTGTTCCTGACCAAGGAGCCGGGCGCGACCATCGTGCACGACCCGCGCGTCGTCTGGAACACCCAGCATGTGGTGGCGCGGGCCGGCGGCAACGCGGTGCAGGCGCGCACCGGCCACGCCTTCCTCAAGCAGGCGCTGCGCGACACCGGCGCCATCTATGGCGGCGAGATGTCGGCGCATCACTATTTCCGCGACTTCATGGCCTGCGATTCCGGGATGATCCCCTGGCTGCTGGTCGCGGAGCTGATGGGCCGGACGGGTAAGAGCCTGTCCGAGCTGGTGTCCGACCGCATGGCGGCCTTCCCGTCCTCGGGCGAGATCAACTTCCGCATCGCCGATCCGGAGGCGGCCATCGCCCGCGTCGAGGCGGCACTGTCGGGCCAGGAGCCGGCACGCGACGAAACCGACGGCCTGTCGCTGGCCTTCGCCGACTGGCGGCTGAACCTGCGCAAGTCCAACACCGAGCCCCTGCTGCGGCTCAATGTGGAGGCGCGGGCGCAGGACGGCATGATCGAGCGCCGGGTGGCGGAGCTGACCGACCTTATCCGGTCCTCGGCTACCCCCTGA
- a CDS encoding mannose-1-phosphate guanylyltransferase/mannose-6-phosphate isomerase — MANLYPVLLCGGSGTRLWPLSRKSFPKQFVKLGDGETLFQAAARRMAGPKIMPPLIITNSDFRFIVTEQLAEAGIEAGPILIEPSPRNTAPAILAAVQYLAARDPDAAMLVMPSDQVMPDRDAFVRAVEAGLAAAEDGQIVTFGIKPTRPETGYGWLELAHPPAGDQPAAIPLKRFVEKPAADRAATMLADGRYLWNAGIFLMSVKTALKAFEAHLPDMLAPVKRAVSEAQADLGFLRLAPAPWQLAEEISVDYAIMERSSNLQVVPFDGDWSDLGDWSSVLREGGPNENGVAAHGPVTAIDCEESLLRSEAEGLELVGIGLKDMLVVAMPDAVLVADRSRAQDVKQAVTALKAKGSRQAEHFPRDHRPWGWFETLVLGDRFQVKRIVVHPGASLSLQSHFHRSEHWIVVSGTARITVDNEARLLTENQSVYIPLGAVHRMENPGKVPMVLIEVQTGTYLGEDDIVRYEDVYARGQGAKG, encoded by the coding sequence ATGGCGAACCTTTACCCTGTTCTTCTATGCGGCGGCTCCGGAACACGTTTATGGCCGCTCTCCCGCAAAAGTTTTCCCAAGCAGTTCGTCAAGCTGGGCGACGGTGAAACGCTCTTTCAGGCGGCGGCGCGGCGGATGGCCGGCCCGAAGATCATGCCGCCGCTGATCATTACGAACTCCGACTTCCGCTTCATCGTCACCGAGCAGCTCGCCGAAGCCGGGATCGAGGCCGGTCCCATCCTCATCGAACCCAGCCCGCGCAACACCGCCCCGGCGATTCTTGCTGCAGTGCAATACCTCGCCGCCCGCGATCCGGATGCGGCGATGCTGGTCATGCCGTCCGACCAGGTCATGCCCGACCGCGACGCCTTTGTGCGCGCGGTCGAGGCCGGCCTCGCAGCGGCGGAGGACGGCCAGATTGTCACTTTCGGCATCAAGCCGACCCGGCCGGAGACCGGCTATGGCTGGCTGGAGCTCGCCCATCCGCCGGCGGGCGACCAGCCGGCGGCGATCCCGCTCAAGCGATTCGTCGAGAAGCCCGCCGCCGACCGCGCCGCGACCATGCTCGCGGATGGGCGCTATCTGTGGAACGCCGGCATCTTCCTGATGTCGGTGAAGACCGCGCTCAAAGCCTTCGAGGCGCATCTGCCGGACATGCTGGCGCCGGTGAAGCGCGCGGTGAGCGAGGCGCAGGCCGACCTCGGCTTCCTGCGGCTCGCGCCGGCACCGTGGCAGCTGGCGGAGGAGATCTCTGTCGACTACGCCATCATGGAGCGCTCGTCGAACCTGCAGGTCGTGCCCTTCGACGGCGACTGGTCGGACCTCGGCGACTGGTCGTCGGTGCTGCGCGAGGGCGGGCCGAACGAGAACGGCGTCGCCGCGCATGGCCCGGTCACCGCCATCGACTGCGAGGAATCGCTGCTGCGCTCGGAGGCCGAGGGGCTGGAGCTCGTCGGCATCGGGCTGAAGGACATGCTGGTCGTCGCCATGCCCGACGCGGTGCTGGTGGCCGACCGCTCGCGGGCGCAGGACGTCAAGCAGGCGGTCACCGCGCTGAAGGCCAAGGGATCGCGCCAGGCCGAGCATTTCCCGCGTGACCACCGCCCCTGGGGCTGGTTCGAGACGCTGGTGCTGGGCGACCGCTTCCAGGTCAAGCGGATCGTCGTGCACCCCGGCGCGTCGCTGTCGCTGCAGAGCCATTTCCACCGCTCCGAGCACTGGATCGTCGTCTCCGGCACGGCGCGCATCACGGTGGACAACGAGGCGCGGCTGCTGACGGAGAACCAGTCCGTCTACATCCCGCTCGGCGCCGTCCACCGCATGGAGAATCCCGGCAAGGTGCCGATGGTGCTGATCGAGGTGCAGACCGGCACCTATCTTGGCGAAGACGACATCGTTCGCTATGAAGATGTCTATGCGCGTGGCCAGGGAGCAAAGGGCTGA
- a CDS encoding glycosyltransferase → MRIVIDLQGAQGDNCRRGIGRYSLELALGIARHRGEHEVLIALNGHFRDTIEDIRAAFDGVLPREAIRVWTAPGPLAWHETANERRRQDAELLREAFLASLEPDAVLVTSLFEGLGDDVVTSVGRLVPLPTAVVLYDLIPLLNEKVYLANDVVRAWYHEKLGHLRRADQLLSISQSAAEEAVTALGWDRQRVANISTAAGTQFRQAAVSPQDRELLRQGYSLSRDYLMYTGGIDPRKNIEGLIRAFAHLPGPVRQAHQLAIVCKASAHDRKRLTALAASVGLPESSLVMTGFVPDEDLAVLYNGCKAFVFPSLHEGFGLPALEAMQCGRAVIASNTSSLPEVVGCDEALFDPRDEADIAAKIERVLTDDAYRVRLEAHGLSQARHFNWDATAIRAIEALEASFGTRGQPLPDASPGKPRLAFISPLPPERSGIADYSADLLPALAEHYEIEVVVSQDDVSDPWIVENLPVRNVGWFRRNAGRFDRILYHFGNSPFHEHMFELLETIPGVLVLHDFFLSGIQMYRGMNNWMQSVLHSHGVEGLAALARPDSEEHGVWTFPGNLSVLQNAAGIIVHSEWSKRLAEQWYGADAARDWAVVPLLRRSADGDDAARLEARRQLGLADDQLVICSFGDVTPNKLTVELVEAFASAVAKLGPRAKLVLVGRAGEAYSHRVEQLSRTFGLKNQVEVTGWVDADTYHRYQQAADIAVQLRTMSRGETSAAALDCMRHGLPLIANANGAMAELDADAVWLIPDQFEIPDLAKALVRLAEAPDLRQRLGAAARALIADRHAPPRAARMYRDAIEAFNTPLRRAVLGLTDRLAPSRPEAGHDRALASALASSFPPRPRRPSLFIDVSYIAELDARTGIQRVTRAIVQALLSRSHASFSVVPVRRAAEGQYVVALRFSETLGCIAKTSLPEEPIDAFPGDVFLGLDLDAFRDEFAQAEVDRMRAMGVKVVHVVYDLLPVRMPQHFNSDTRWFVKWLSMVASLDGAICISRAVADDLAAWMVESGPARKVPLEIGWFHLGADVTNSAPTRGLPADAEDVLARLKRCPTFLAVGTVEPRKGYGQTLAAFEALWAKGIDVNLVIVGKPGWTMGDLIDRLRRHPELGRRLFWPDEVSDEYLERLYAASSCLIAASEGEGFGLPLIEAAQHKLPILARGLPVFREIAGVHAAYFDGEAPEALAQAIELWLAAFREGRHVRSDAMPWLTWQDSAGQLLRAVGVEVESAPQTACQSAFSKR, encoded by the coding sequence GTGCGCATCGTCATCGACCTACAGGGCGCCCAGGGCGACAATTGCCGTCGCGGCATCGGCCGCTATTCGCTCGAACTCGCGCTCGGCATCGCCCGCCATCGCGGCGAGCACGAGGTACTGATCGCGCTCAACGGTCATTTCCGCGACACGATCGAGGATATCCGCGCGGCGTTCGACGGGGTGCTTCCGCGCGAGGCGATCCGCGTCTGGACGGCCCCCGGCCCGCTGGCCTGGCACGAGACGGCCAATGAACGGCGCCGGCAGGATGCGGAGCTGCTCCGCGAGGCGTTTCTGGCATCGCTGGAGCCGGATGCGGTGCTGGTGACAAGCCTGTTCGAGGGGCTGGGCGACGATGTCGTCACCAGTGTCGGGCGGCTGGTTCCACTGCCGACGGCGGTCGTGCTGTACGACCTGATCCCGCTGCTCAACGAGAAGGTCTACCTCGCGAACGACGTGGTGCGCGCGTGGTACCACGAGAAGCTCGGGCATCTTCGACGTGCCGACCAGCTCCTCTCGATCTCGCAGTCGGCCGCCGAGGAGGCCGTGACGGCGCTGGGCTGGGACCGGCAGCGCGTCGCGAACATCTCCACCGCCGCCGGGACGCAGTTCCGGCAGGCCGCTGTCTCGCCGCAGGACCGGGAGCTTCTTCGGCAGGGATATTCCCTGTCGCGGGACTACCTGATGTACACGGGCGGCATCGATCCCCGGAAGAACATCGAAGGGCTGATCCGCGCCTTCGCCCACCTGCCCGGCCCGGTGCGACAGGCGCATCAGCTCGCCATCGTCTGCAAGGCGAGCGCGCACGACAGGAAGCGGTTGACCGCGCTCGCCGCTTCCGTGGGACTGCCCGAATCGTCGCTCGTCATGACCGGCTTCGTGCCGGACGAGGATCTGGCCGTCCTCTACAATGGCTGCAAGGCCTTCGTGTTCCCGAGCCTGCATGAAGGCTTCGGCCTGCCGGCGCTGGAGGCGATGCAGTGCGGCCGGGCGGTGATCGCGTCCAACACGTCGAGCCTTCCCGAGGTCGTCGGCTGCGACGAGGCGCTGTTCGATCCGCGCGACGAGGCCGATATCGCGGCGAAGATCGAGCGGGTCCTGACCGACGACGCCTATCGCGTTCGGCTGGAAGCCCATGGGCTGTCGCAGGCGAGGCACTTCAACTGGGATGCGACGGCCATCCGTGCCATCGAGGCGCTGGAAGCCTCCTTCGGGACGCGCGGACAGCCGCTGCCGGATGCCTCGCCCGGCAAGCCTCGCCTCGCCTTCATCTCGCCGCTGCCGCCGGAGCGGTCCGGTATCGCCGATTACAGCGCCGACCTGCTTCCGGCGCTGGCGGAGCATTACGAGATCGAGGTGGTCGTCAGCCAGGACGACGTTTCGGATCCCTGGATCGTCGAAAACCTGCCCGTCCGGAACGTCGGCTGGTTCCGCCGAAATGCCGGCCGGTTCGATCGCATCCTCTATCATTTCGGCAATTCGCCGTTCCACGAGCACATGTTCGAGTTGCTGGAGACCATTCCCGGCGTCCTCGTCCTCCATGATTTCTTCCTGTCTGGCATCCAGATGTACCGGGGCATGAACAACTGGATGCAGTCGGTGCTGCACAGCCATGGCGTCGAGGGATTGGCCGCGCTCGCCCGCCCCGACAGCGAAGAGCACGGCGTCTGGACCTTTCCGGGCAATCTTTCCGTCCTGCAGAATGCGGCGGGCATCATCGTCCACAGCGAATGGTCGAAGCGGCTGGCCGAACAATGGTACGGCGCCGACGCCGCCCGCGACTGGGCCGTCGTCCCGTTGCTGCGCCGATCGGCCGACGGCGATGACGCCGCCCGCCTGGAGGCGCGGCGCCAGCTCGGACTGGCGGATGATCAGCTGGTCATCTGTTCGTTCGGCGACGTCACCCCGAACAAGCTGACGGTTGAGCTCGTCGAGGCCTTCGCCTCGGCCGTCGCAAAGCTCGGTCCCCGGGCGAAGCTGGTCCTCGTCGGCCGCGCGGGCGAAGCCTACAGCCATCGCGTCGAGCAGTTGAGCCGCACGTTCGGCCTGAAGAACCAGGTCGAGGTCACCGGCTGGGTCGATGCGGACACCTATCATCGCTACCAGCAGGCGGCCGATATCGCCGTGCAGCTGCGAACCATGTCGCGTGGCGAGACCTCCGCTGCCGCGCTCGACTGCATGAGGCACGGACTGCCGCTCATCGCCAATGCCAACGGCGCCATGGCGGAACTCGACGCCGATGCGGTTTGGCTCATTCCCGATCAGTTCGAGATCCCAGACCTGGCGAAGGCCCTCGTTCGCCTTGCGGAGGCACCCGATCTGCGCCAGCGCCTCGGCGCGGCGGCCCGCGCGCTGATCGCGGACCGGCACGCGCCGCCCCGCGCCGCACGGATGTACCGGGACGCCATCGAAGCCTTCAATACGCCGCTCCGGCGCGCGGTTCTCGGCCTGACCGATCGGCTGGCGCCGTCTCGTCCCGAGGCGGGGCACGATCGAGCGCTGGCGTCCGCGCTCGCCTCGAGCTTCCCGCCGCGGCCGCGCAGGCCATCCCTGTTCATCGACGTCAGCTACATTGCCGAGCTGGACGCGCGGACGGGGATCCAGCGCGTCACGCGCGCCATCGTGCAGGCGCTGCTGTCGCGATCCCATGCCTCGTTCTCGGTCGTACCTGTGCGTCGGGCGGCCGAGGGCCAATATGTCGTCGCCCTGCGATTCTCCGAGACGCTGGGTTGCATCGCGAAGACCTCGCTGCCGGAAGAGCCGATCGATGCTTTCCCGGGCGATGTTTTCCTGGGGCTCGATCTCGATGCCTTCAGGGATGAATTCGCGCAGGCCGAGGTCGACCGCATGCGCGCCATGGGGGTGAAGGTCGTGCACGTCGTGTACGATCTCCTGCCCGTGCGCATGCCGCAGCACTTCAACAGCGACACGCGCTGGTTCGTGAAATGGCTCTCGATGGTGGCCTCGCTCGACGGCGCCATCTGCATCTCCAGGGCCGTCGCCGACGATCTCGCCGCCTGGATGGTCGAGAGCGGGCCGGCGCGCAAGGTTCCGCTGGAGATCGGCTGGTTCCATCTCGGCGCCGACGTGACGAACTCCGCGCCGACCCGCGGCCTTCCGGCGGATGCCGAAGACGTGCTCGCCCGGCTTAAGCGATGCCCCACCTTCCTCGCGGTCGGCACGGTGGAACCGCGCAAGGGCTACGGGCAGACTCTCGCCGCCTTCGAGGCGCTGTGGGCCAAGGGGATCGACGTCAATCTGGTGATCGTCGGCAAGCCCGGATGGACCATGGGCGACCTCATCGACCGGCTGCGACGACACCCCGAGCTTGGGCGCCGCCTGTTCTGGCCGGACGAGGTCAGCGACGAATATCTCGAACGCCTCTATGCCGCCAGTAGCTGCCTCATCGCCGCCAGCGAGGGCGAGGGTTTCGGATTGCCGCTGATCGAGGCGGCGCAGCACAAGCTGCCCATCCTTGCCCGCGGCCTGCCGGTGTTCCGCGAGATCGCCGGCGTGCACGCCGCCTATTTCGACGGCGAGGCGCCGGAGGCTCTCGCGCAGGCGATCGAGCTCTGGCTTGCTGCTTTCCGCGAGGGACGGCATGTCCGCTCCGACGCGATGCCGTGGCTCACCTGGCAGGACAGCGCCGGGCAGTTGCTGCGCGCGGTAGGGGTGGAGGTTGAATCCGCGCCGCAAACCGCTTGTCAGTCCGCCTTCTCGAAGCGGTAG